From a region of the Paramormyrops kingsleyae isolate MSU_618 unplaced genomic scaffold, PKINGS_0.4 ups294, whole genome shotgun sequence genome:
- the LOC140587499 gene encoding NLR family member X1-like isoform X1, with protein sequence MWLCRRCAGVYSWRRMRWKQRATSYQTIFTSWKDLKQRHFSSMDMKRTWPLEPHWHQSPGMALWRPQMREPLLSSASGPVPVLRALCFSASVAADPIEIHKQRLKLWFSHLPQEEKQFGGYFTPETMHIDPLILERKPAESRGIERSQIPHHPSLSVEQLFDRPPGHPSERGMNIMLYGAVGTGKSTVVRKLVLDWCAGTALSQFKLLVPFSCEDLSQSKNPTSLRDLVGRKYLHLRRTPFLSGEAQQAQDVLFIFNGMERMRLNFRIASTELCSDPNEALPTGTLMVNLLRKYLLPEATILVTTRLSAVEHIPKKYVSRYMQICGFNDPESQRSYFTSRLLQQATEKLNPQAESLIELLYLNLQKESQLAFACYLPSYCWLTCATLHFLHFTDTQAPIRTLTGIFTSFLRLNFGGEVLEVNEGSSSAIEQSSLMRYVVQTVGKLAFDGVTKRRTRFTEEELEQWVGGKTKTDEELQQLSVFRNDVLDFFLVPCVENTKLLEAGDVTKQRYVFAIPTMQEYLAALYMVLGENKSALERFSRDMSMALGQAGEDLQSLGNILSKFIPLRIFAVFNLLRLAPNLYERVLNMTKGRIARTMAAEMFRSEDSFNEDVLDQVEQSLLGVQGPQPRQELDMKSFELYPIFMGGLLHYGNRALLEQLGCHITSTAVAQITHGLTRRLAQHGQKNLPPTELMDLLLFLYEFQNPRLTSQVLSSLKTINLSTIRMTPIKCFILSWVLTCSPRRLLLDELNLSSCHLRSEMLEMLRSAFYCTHHLNLQFNSLDPESCVILKDLLLDPNCAIRFLQLCNNPLLESGAQHLLEGLQGNHSLKRLDLMHTGLDDSAARQLAVHLSDMTSPRGLEELNVAYNDIGDSAALKLVAACQKHPTVHTVHLYLNQLSEMGKQSLYVNGSDAGATRRPKVLTSVTEGVDLSDAWPRILSIIRQNATSWDRGRVREQLLDFLRDLESSQRQQRNFLKKYHFRRVEKEVRECLHTLDDSTP encoded by the exons ATGTGGCTATGTAGGAGATGTGCAGGTGTGTACAGCTGGAGGAGAATGCGATGGAAACAGCGAGCTACTTCTTACCAAACAATCTTCACCTCATGGAAGG atttgAAACAGAGGCATTTCTCAAGTATGGACATGAAGAGAACCTGGCCCTTAGAGCCACACTG GCATCAGAGTCCGGGCATGGCACTGTGGAGGCCACAGATGAGGGAGCCCCTTCTGTCCTCAGCCTCTGGGCCCGTACCTGTACTCAGGGCTCTGTGTTTCAGTGCCAGTGTTGCTGCAG ACCCCATTGAGATACACAAGCAGAGGCTGAAGCTGTGGTTCAGCCATTTGCCCCAGGAGGAGAAGCAATTTGGCGGGTACTTCACCCCAGAGACTATGCACATAGATCCACTGATCCTGGAGAGAAAGCCAGCGGAGAGCAGGGGCATCGAGAGATCGCAGATCCCCCACCACCCCTCGCTGAGTGTGGAGCAGCTCTTTGATCGCCCACCAGGGCACCCCAGTGAGCGAGGGATGAACATTATGCTTTATGGGGCTGTAGGAACAGGGAAAAGCACAGTGGTGCGCAAGCTGGTGTTGGACTGGTGTGCTGGTACCGCCCTCTCCCAGTTCAAGCTGCTGGTGCCTTTCTCTTGTGAGGATCTCTCCCAGTCGAAGAATCCCACCTCCCTGCGTGACCTGGTAGGCCGTAAGTATCTGCACCTGCGCCGGACTCCCTTCCTCAGTGGTGAGGCTCAGCAAGCTCAGGATGTCCTCTTCATCTTCAATGGCATGGAGAGGATGAGGCTGAACTTCCGCATCGCCTCCACTGAGCTCTGCAGTGACCCTAATGAGGCACTTCCCACGGGGACCCTCATGGTCAACCTTCTGAGAAAGTACCTCTTGCCTGAG GCTACCATACTGGTCACCACCAGACTATCCGCGGTGGAGCATATCCCCAAGAAGTATGTGAGCCGCTACATGCAGATCTGTGGTTTCAATGACCCAGAGAGCCAGCGTTCCTACTTCACCAGCCGGCTTCTCCAGCAGGCCACAGAGAAGCTCAATCCACAGGCCGAGTCACTGATCGAGCTGCTCTATCTCAACCTGCAGAAGGAGAGCCAGTTAGCCTTTGCCTGCTACTTGCCGTCCTACTGCTGGCTCACCTGCGCCACCCTGCATTTTCTGCATTTCACGGACACCCAGGCACCCATCCGCACACTCACAGGCATCTTCACCAGTTTTCTCCGGCTCAACTTCGGTGGGGAGGTGCTGGAGGTGAACGAGGGCAGCAGCAGTGCCATCGAGCAGAGCTCCCTGATGCGATATGTGGTGCAGACGGTGGGGAAGCTGGCTTTTGATGGTGTCACCAAAAGACGGACGCGCTTCAccgaggaggagctggagcaaTGGGTGGGTGGCAAGACTAAAACGGACGAGGAACTGCAGCAGTTGTCCGTGTTCCGCAATGACGTGCTGGACTTCTTTCTGGTGCCCTGTGTGGAGAACACCAAATTGCTGGAGGCTGGGGATGTGACCAAACAGCGATATGTATTCGCCATACCTACTATGCAGGAGTATCTTGCTGCCCTCTACATGGTGCTGGGAGAGAACAAGTCAGCTCTGGAGAGGTTCAGCCGAGACATGTCCATGGCTCTGGGACAGGCTGGGGAGGATCTGCAAAGCCTGGGGAACATCCTTTCTAAGTTCATCCCCCTCAGAATCTTCGCTGTCTTCAACCTACTCCGGCTGGCACCCAATCTGTATGAGCGCGTGCTCAACATGACCAAAGGCCGCATTGCCCGAACCATGGCAGCCGAGATGTTCCGCTCGGAGGATAGCTTCAATGAGGATGTGCTGGACCAGGTGGAGCAGAGCCTGTTGGGCGTGCAGGGTCCACAGCCGAGGCAAGAGCTGGATATGAAGTCCTTTGAGCTCTATCCCATCTTCATGGGAGGTCTTCTGCACTATGGAAACCGAGCACTGCTGGAGCAGTTAGGCTGTCACATCACCAGCACGGCTGTGGCACAGATCACGCATGGCCTCACCCGCCGGCTAGCTCAGCACGGCCAAAAGAATCTGCCACCCACTGAGCTTATGGACCTTCTGCTGTTCCTCTATGAGTTCCAGAACCCACGCCTTACCAGCCAGGTCCTGAGCTCCCTCAAGACCATCAACCTCTCCACCATTCGCATGACACCCATCAAATGCTTTATCTTGAGCTGGGTGCTGACCTGCAGCCCCCGAAGGCTCCTTCTGGATGAGCTGAACCTGTCCTCCTGCCATCTCAGGTCCGAGATGCTGGAGATGCTGAGATCAGCCTTCTACTGCACTCATCATCTGAA TCTTCAGTTTAACAGCCTGGATCCAGAGTCCTGTGTTATTCTGAAGGATCTGCTTCTTGATCCAAACTGCGCTATTAGATTCCTACA GCTGTGTAACAACCCCCTGCTGGAGTCGGGAGCCCAGCACCTGCTGGAGGGTCTGCAGGGGAACCACTCACTGAAAAGGCTGGACCTCATGCACACAGGCCTAGATGACAGTGCAGCCAGGCAGCTTGCAGTGCACCTAAGTGACATGACGAGCCCCAGAGGCCTAGAGGAGCTCAACGTGGCCTACAACGACATTGGGGACAGCGCCGCACTGAAGCTGGTGGCGGCATGCCAGAAGCACCCAACAGTGCATACCGTGCA CCTGTACCTGAACCAGCTGAGTGAGATGGGGAAGCAGTCCCTGTATGTGAATGGCAGTGACGCTGGCGCCACTCGTCGGCCCAAGGTCCTGACCTCCGTGACAGAGGGTGTGGACTTATCTGATGCCTGGCCGCGTATCCTCAGCATCATCCGCCAGAACGCCACATCCTGGGACCGCGGTCGTGTCCGTGAGCAGCTTCTGGACTTTCTCAGGGACCTGGAGTCCAGCCAGCGCCAGCAGCGCAATTTCCTGAAGAAGTACCACTTCCGTCGTGTGGAAAAGGAAGTGAGGGAGTGCCTGCACACTTTGGATGACAGTACCCCCTAA
- the LOC140587499 gene encoding NLR family member X1-like isoform X2: protein MWLCRRCAGVYSWRRMRWKQRATSYQTIFTSWKDLKQRHFSSMDMKRTWPLEPHWHQSPGMALWRPQMREPLLSSASGPVPVLRALCFSASVAADPIEIHKQRLKLWFSHLPQEEKQFGGYFTPETMHIDPLILERKPAESRGIERSQIPHHPSLSVEQLFDRPPGHPSERGMNIMLYGAVGTGKSTVVRKLVLDWCAGTALSQFKLLVPFSCEDLSQSKNPTSLRDLVGRKYLHLRRTPFLSGEAQQAQDVLFIFNGMERMRLNFRIASTELCSDPNEALPTGTLMVNLLRKYLLPEATILVTTRLSAVEHIPKKYVSRYMQICGFNDPESQRSYFTSRLLQQATEKLNPQAESLIELLYLNLQKESQLAFACYLPSYCWLTCATLHFLHFTDTQAPIRTLTGIFTSFLRLNFGGEVLEVNEGSSSAIEQSSLMRYVVQTVGKLAFDGVTKRRTRFTEEELEQWVGGKTKTDEELQQLSVFRNDVLDFFLVPCVENTKLLEAGDVTKQRYVFAIPTMQEYLAALYMVLGENKSALERFSRDMSMALGQAGEDLQSLGNILSKFIPLRIFAVFNLLRLAPNLYERVLNMTKGRIARTMAAEMFRSEDSFNEDVLDQVEQSLLGVQGPQPRQELDMKSFELYPIFMGGLLHYGNRALLEQLGCHITSTAVAQITHGLTRRLAQHGQKNLPPTELMDLLLFLYEFQNPRLTSQVLSSLKTINLSTIRMTPIKCFILSWVLTCSPRRLLLDELNLSSCHLRSEMLEMLRSAFYCTHHLKLCNNPLLESGAQHLLEGLQGNHSLKRLDLMHTGLDDSAARQLAVHLSDMTSPRGLEELNVAYNDIGDSAALKLVAACQKHPTVHTVHLYLNQLSEMGKQSLYVNGSDAGATRRPKVLTSVTEGVDLSDAWPRILSIIRQNATSWDRGRVREQLLDFLRDLESSQRQQRNFLKKYHFRRVEKEVRECLHTLDDSTP, encoded by the exons ATGTGGCTATGTAGGAGATGTGCAGGTGTGTACAGCTGGAGGAGAATGCGATGGAAACAGCGAGCTACTTCTTACCAAACAATCTTCACCTCATGGAAGG atttgAAACAGAGGCATTTCTCAAGTATGGACATGAAGAGAACCTGGCCCTTAGAGCCACACTG GCATCAGAGTCCGGGCATGGCACTGTGGAGGCCACAGATGAGGGAGCCCCTTCTGTCCTCAGCCTCTGGGCCCGTACCTGTACTCAGGGCTCTGTGTTTCAGTGCCAGTGTTGCTGCAG ACCCCATTGAGATACACAAGCAGAGGCTGAAGCTGTGGTTCAGCCATTTGCCCCAGGAGGAGAAGCAATTTGGCGGGTACTTCACCCCAGAGACTATGCACATAGATCCACTGATCCTGGAGAGAAAGCCAGCGGAGAGCAGGGGCATCGAGAGATCGCAGATCCCCCACCACCCCTCGCTGAGTGTGGAGCAGCTCTTTGATCGCCCACCAGGGCACCCCAGTGAGCGAGGGATGAACATTATGCTTTATGGGGCTGTAGGAACAGGGAAAAGCACAGTGGTGCGCAAGCTGGTGTTGGACTGGTGTGCTGGTACCGCCCTCTCCCAGTTCAAGCTGCTGGTGCCTTTCTCTTGTGAGGATCTCTCCCAGTCGAAGAATCCCACCTCCCTGCGTGACCTGGTAGGCCGTAAGTATCTGCACCTGCGCCGGACTCCCTTCCTCAGTGGTGAGGCTCAGCAAGCTCAGGATGTCCTCTTCATCTTCAATGGCATGGAGAGGATGAGGCTGAACTTCCGCATCGCCTCCACTGAGCTCTGCAGTGACCCTAATGAGGCACTTCCCACGGGGACCCTCATGGTCAACCTTCTGAGAAAGTACCTCTTGCCTGAG GCTACCATACTGGTCACCACCAGACTATCCGCGGTGGAGCATATCCCCAAGAAGTATGTGAGCCGCTACATGCAGATCTGTGGTTTCAATGACCCAGAGAGCCAGCGTTCCTACTTCACCAGCCGGCTTCTCCAGCAGGCCACAGAGAAGCTCAATCCACAGGCCGAGTCACTGATCGAGCTGCTCTATCTCAACCTGCAGAAGGAGAGCCAGTTAGCCTTTGCCTGCTACTTGCCGTCCTACTGCTGGCTCACCTGCGCCACCCTGCATTTTCTGCATTTCACGGACACCCAGGCACCCATCCGCACACTCACAGGCATCTTCACCAGTTTTCTCCGGCTCAACTTCGGTGGGGAGGTGCTGGAGGTGAACGAGGGCAGCAGCAGTGCCATCGAGCAGAGCTCCCTGATGCGATATGTGGTGCAGACGGTGGGGAAGCTGGCTTTTGATGGTGTCACCAAAAGACGGACGCGCTTCAccgaggaggagctggagcaaTGGGTGGGTGGCAAGACTAAAACGGACGAGGAACTGCAGCAGTTGTCCGTGTTCCGCAATGACGTGCTGGACTTCTTTCTGGTGCCCTGTGTGGAGAACACCAAATTGCTGGAGGCTGGGGATGTGACCAAACAGCGATATGTATTCGCCATACCTACTATGCAGGAGTATCTTGCTGCCCTCTACATGGTGCTGGGAGAGAACAAGTCAGCTCTGGAGAGGTTCAGCCGAGACATGTCCATGGCTCTGGGACAGGCTGGGGAGGATCTGCAAAGCCTGGGGAACATCCTTTCTAAGTTCATCCCCCTCAGAATCTTCGCTGTCTTCAACCTACTCCGGCTGGCACCCAATCTGTATGAGCGCGTGCTCAACATGACCAAAGGCCGCATTGCCCGAACCATGGCAGCCGAGATGTTCCGCTCGGAGGATAGCTTCAATGAGGATGTGCTGGACCAGGTGGAGCAGAGCCTGTTGGGCGTGCAGGGTCCACAGCCGAGGCAAGAGCTGGATATGAAGTCCTTTGAGCTCTATCCCATCTTCATGGGAGGTCTTCTGCACTATGGAAACCGAGCACTGCTGGAGCAGTTAGGCTGTCACATCACCAGCACGGCTGTGGCACAGATCACGCATGGCCTCACCCGCCGGCTAGCTCAGCACGGCCAAAAGAATCTGCCACCCACTGAGCTTATGGACCTTCTGCTGTTCCTCTATGAGTTCCAGAACCCACGCCTTACCAGCCAGGTCCTGAGCTCCCTCAAGACCATCAACCTCTCCACCATTCGCATGACACCCATCAAATGCTTTATCTTGAGCTGGGTGCTGACCTGCAGCCCCCGAAGGCTCCTTCTGGATGAGCTGAACCTGTCCTCCTGCCATCTCAGGTCCGAGATGCTGGAGATGCTGAGATCAGCCTTCTACTGCACTCATCATCTGAA GCTGTGTAACAACCCCCTGCTGGAGTCGGGAGCCCAGCACCTGCTGGAGGGTCTGCAGGGGAACCACTCACTGAAAAGGCTGGACCTCATGCACACAGGCCTAGATGACAGTGCAGCCAGGCAGCTTGCAGTGCACCTAAGTGACATGACGAGCCCCAGAGGCCTAGAGGAGCTCAACGTGGCCTACAACGACATTGGGGACAGCGCCGCACTGAAGCTGGTGGCGGCATGCCAGAAGCACCCAACAGTGCATACCGTGCA CCTGTACCTGAACCAGCTGAGTGAGATGGGGAAGCAGTCCCTGTATGTGAATGGCAGTGACGCTGGCGCCACTCGTCGGCCCAAGGTCCTGACCTCCGTGACAGAGGGTGTGGACTTATCTGATGCCTGGCCGCGTATCCTCAGCATCATCCGCCAGAACGCCACATCCTGGGACCGCGGTCGTGTCCGTGAGCAGCTTCTGGACTTTCTCAGGGACCTGGAGTCCAGCCAGCGCCAGCAGCGCAATTTCCTGAAGAAGTACCACTTCCGTCGTGTGGAAAAGGAAGTGAGGGAGTGCCTGCACACTTTGGATGACAGTACCCCCTAA
- the LOC140577634 gene encoding E3 ubiquitin-protein ligase RNF26-like — protein MGLLYCVFCAIGKSIDILCFLLDLNFWMVHSLIRLLVTVLSFVKDLPAVLRGALAECWSTALLCALSMVDGLSQGVRMAGHFLEHSVLRVKELLQRATLSGHSAVQQVCEACGVVHGLLLYVLNSASTGLTLGAQSVCSAAVGLWDVVGGALLRAVELTVALPAVIWSGLAGTSALLWTLCCFVLEFLGSLSRVFVSVFLLDLCGLVLAVIVVGVAVLYLSPSLARRILWDGGASPIMGRLRGVLRRLRLLALESTQVVMELQTRLRAAWGGSYVQRRGVGSLDTSRRQVTTSDRTPGGLATRRSSTLGMAVPCSSMEGPLQRLSEEDPPADSLLGLLKEQEDRKRCVICQDSAKSVLLLPCRHLCLCRGCTQLLLRLPVHQHNCPLCRHMILQTMDVYL, from the coding sequence ATGGGCCTCTTGTACTGCGTCTTCTGCGCCATTGGAAAGAGTATAGACATTTTATGCTTCTTGCTGGATTTGAACTTCTGGATGGTCCACTCGCTCATCCGGCTGCTGGTGACTGTGCTGTCCTTCGTGAAGGACTTGCCAGCAGTGCTGAGAGGCGCGCTGGCAGAGTGCTGGAGCACGGCCCTCCTGTGTGCTCTCAGCATGGTTGACGGGCTGTCGCAGGGCGTCAGGATGGCAGGACACTTTCTGGAGCACAGTGTGCTGCGGGTGAAAGAGCTGCTGCAGCGAGCCACACTCTCTGGCCACTCAGCGGTGCAGCAGGTTTGTGAGGCCTGCGGAGTTGTGCATGGTCTACTTCTCTATGTGCTCAACAGCGCCTCCACTGGGTTGACGTTAGGGGCACAGAGTGTCTGCTCTGCAGCTGTGGGCCTGTGGGATGTGGTAGGGGGGGCCCTGCTTCGAGCCGTTGAACTGACCGTGGCACTGCCAGCTGTGATTTGGAGTGGCCTCGCCGGTACTTCTGCCCTGCTGTGGACACTCTGTTGCTTTGTTCTGGAGTTCCTGGGTTCACTGAGCCGTGTCTTCGTCAGCGTCTTCCTGCTGGATCTCTGCGGCCTGGTGCTCGCTGTAATCGTGGTGGGTGTCGCGGTTCTCTACCTTAGCCCCAGCCTCGCTCGCCGCATTCTGTGGGATGGCGGCGCCTCCCCCATCATGGGGCGCCTGCGAGGGGTGCTGCGGCGCTTGCGTTTGCTGGCGCTGGAGAGCACACAGGTGGTCATGGAGTTGCAGACGCGGCTTCGTGCGGCATGGGGTGGGAGCTATGTCCagaggaggggggtggggagccTTGACACTTCTCGCCGTCAGGTGACAACCAGTGATAGAACCCCGGGTGGCCTGGCGACACGGCGCAGCTCCACACTGGGCATGGCTGTCCCGTGCTCCAGCATGGAGGGGCCCCTGCAAAGACTCTCAGAAGAGGACCCCCCTGCTGACAGCCTGCTGGGCCTCCTGAAGGAGCAGGAGGACAGGAAGCGCTGCGTCATCTGCCAGGACAGCGCCAAGAGTGTGCTGCTTCTGCCTTGCCGTCACCTGTGTCTTTGCCGCGGCTGCACTCAGCTGCTACTGCGCCTCCCTGTGCACCAGCACAACTGCCCCCTGTGCCGCCACATGATCCTGCAGACCATGGATGTCTATCTCTGA